The Vitis vinifera cultivar Pinot Noir 40024 chromosome 7, ASM3070453v1 genomic interval GTCAGAATTACTGATTTAAAAATTGAGGAAGGCTAGACTTGACAATGCCTTCACACCAGCTACTTAGGAGCTAATAATTCAATTAATAGGTTGAAGTTAGTATATAAAGTCAAAATTATTGCTTTAGGAGGAAGGCTATTGACCTGGCAATGCCTTCACACCAGCTACTTGGGGCTAATAATTCAATTAATAGGTTGAAGTTAGTAATATAAAGTCAAAATGATTGCTTTAGAAGGAAGGCTATTTCTTCATTGGAGTTCACTTAGGAAGTCAAATTtactgatttaaaaaattagattaattaatGTACTTCAGGTCAAAAAGGATGAAGTCTCCAAGTAAACAGAGAATCATTTAATGCTAACTGATATAATGATTTAACCTCTTTGTTTAAAGGGAGGAGAGTAAAATACTCTGGTGTCCAATTCTTCCACAAAGATTatctataataaagaaaaatgattcacAGACATCACTGAACAGTTGAATTCTCATTTccgtttttattttcttgaaatgaCCATGTTATAAACCATAATACAAAACTGAGTAAGCTACCATGAAACACCTAAACACACGTCCTGGGCTTTTCAAAGTCCAAGCATGTCATTAAagataataaatcaattttcatgGGCTCACCTCAAAGTAAAATGCTTGAATTGGATCCCATATAAGTAtataattgtaatttaatacTGAAAGAAAGGAATCCAGcccaaaattgagaaaaatattagtGTGTTAGAGATATAAACATGCCTTCTGAACCCGATTGGTCAACCTTGTCATGGCACTCTTCAATTTACGAACCCGATCCAAATTACGACTGCTAATCTGCACGTAATTGTAACTGTTTCACTACAAATGATGAAGGGGAAGAGAAGTATCTAAATTGTACACAAATTGGATAAAATGAACATCATGATCATGATAGTAGCAATCATATGAAAACCCAAATACTCATTCcaatttaaaatatctaaagacTAGCACTCACTAAACCTTGCAACAAGCTTGCAAAAACTAGCAACTCTGGTATATGGTCGCAAAAAAGATGACTATTAAATTATGTTAGAACCAGCATGATACAGGGATTCTACCCCAAAGCTGGAACATGAAGTGATTCTACTCCAAAATCCAGAACATAGTCTTTATGAACaaaatctcttcttctttttttgtgtGTGCTTTTTATTGTACAGTGCTGATTGCAGGGTCAAGAAAATTGTCAGATGAAGGGCCTGGAAGAACAGCAGATACTGGATGGTTGTGATTGCCCTTTTGCTCGATTTTTTAGTTTGAACTCTCATGTTCCTAACAATGCTCCCTTCCACTACAGCTGTACAGGATGTATAGATTCATGTAACTATTCTAGCTAAGAACCAAAAGAAACTTTTAGCTTGGTaacaaacaaaatttcaatttcaactcAAGGTTAGTAGAATAAGCAGTTAAATGTTTCTATCTTCCAATATCATTCATCTCCCCTAAGTCTGATTTTTCCCAGAAGTTGACTATCCTCAAAGTTGAGTGTGATAACAGGCTTTTTCAGTAAATAATCCCACCAATTAGACTTTAACCTCAATGAGGGTACCTAAAACAACATAATGTTCTTAAGAGAGGAAAATCCGAGCCCCTGAAAGTTATCTGCAAGGGTatgttaataaaagaaaatcgaACTCCAGTTAACACTATCAAGGGATTTGAGACATGATAGTCTGGAAAATAGAGTTGCTAATTCCTAGATGAATTGAACTATATGGATCAAGCAGAGAGAGTACTTTGTTAACCAAGCCCTTACCTTGGAGGTTAGCTCATCTAAAGCTGGGTAAGCAGCAGTTTCCAGCTCCCTTGTCCGCGCATCAAGAAAGCTACAGATGGCTTCTAGTGCTACTTCAAGAGCCCGGAATTCAAATGGAAATTCTATATTGAATGACTCAGTGCATCAGGATACTAAAAACTCGTATGATAGAGCAACAAAGAATAATAACTGGTACCAAAATCAACCCTAAATAGAAATAAGATGTGACAACATTTCCATTCTATCAATTGTTAAAGTCACAAGGAAAGaacccaaaaaggaaaaactaacTGCAATTCACCATTTTCTTCAGCAGCTTCAGCATCATTTTGCGCTCCAAGGTCTTCCTCTTCTCCTTGGCCTTGGAAACTGGTACTTACTGCTGGCAACCGCCTTTGGAGCTCCTCAACAATAGGAATAACATTATCATCCATCGGATCTCGAAGCAATACCTGCCCCAAAAACAAAGGACAATTTGCCTTAAAACCTGTCTCAATCTACTCCAGACTAACCCCAGTTCTCCTCATTTACTTGAGATACTCCGAGGAGAACAAAGTAAGAAtcccaattttgaaaatcaacccAAACAACccaattttttattccaaaatgtTTGCATAAATTACCCCTCCACAAACTCAGACAGAATGCACTTAGAGACAAATCAGTGTAGAGAGATTTACCTCATCTGCTGTGATAATTGCTTTGATGTGCTGAAAccggaaagaagaagaaaagaaaaaagccacaaaaaaacaaaggaaaatcaaCAACAAACCAAACACTGAGATTgcaaagggaaagaaaaatcaagaattcaCCTCCAAATTGAGAACAATAGCTCTTTCTCTTCCAAGAATGGTCGAAGGATATGACAAGAGAGGATCAAGAATGCGCAGATCTCTGGCATGAATATGCACGCGGCGCATGATGACATACTTGTCCACATCCAGAATTGTACTCTCCCCATTGTCATTCATCAAAACCCAACTACTAACGGCGGTCTTCTTCTTCGAAGCCAGTTGAATATCCCCGGGAACGACAAACCCGTCTCGACCCATTACCAAACATTCAAACCACACCTCTGGTAcataaaaacaaacaccacatcTACATGAACTTATATGGCAAAAGGTAACGGAAACCAGAGAATTTCTGCAGTTTGGTGAAGTGGGGTTGTGAAAAATTCACATGGGTTGGGACTGAGCAGAGTGGTGGTGTGGGAGAAGGGAGATTTACGGTTTTGGAGGGTGAGGGAGAAGGGAGATTTACGGTTTTGGAGGGTGAGGGAAAGTGAAAGGCACTGGTAAAAGCTTGGAGGCTCTGAGATATTTGCATGGCTTAATGGCTGGTAGTGAAGTTTGTTGGGTGTAAGTTAAAATTGGAGGGGAAAAGGTTTCAAATAGTCTCATTAATGTTTATTTCACTCACGTCTGTCAGCGCGTGTCCCACGCTCCTATCATTGCGTGGATATTGACCATCATCCCCCTTCCTTCCTCCGTCTCACTCCAATCCTTTTGGGGTTAAAAAAAGTCATTTAAGATGCCACCCACTGAATTTCACGCGCTGCATCTCTTCTAGAAAAtgtcaattgttttttaattattaaaaaggcATTGTCCTATTTTTTTCATGTACTTTCGtggaaaaatatttgtttaatcaGCATTTACCACTAAATAAAgtggaaaataatattattatgttaATAATGGGTGTGCTTTAAAACCCCCCTTATTTTTTAAGACGAGCAGGAAAAAGCGAAGAtaagtttaaaaattagaaacaaaatatttgtttaatcaTCATTTATCACTTaataaagtgaaaataatattattatgttttgtaTTTTGATGTCATGTGTTTGTATTTGGACGtgatgattatgattttatcatattttttagaattttcttagtaataagataaaaatattcgttcaattttattattttatattaaaagagaTAGTTAATTAAACctatttttagattttctaatttttttttaaatgaaagtgAGAGAGagcatatttttaattattaacctttttaaaatttattaaggaaaataacatAAACCTAAAAGAGGAATATTAATGTTAAGCCTTGATGGAAAGTTGACTGAGATAGgcaaattaaaagtaataaaattattttaaaaactatatattttaaaattaattattgtttttgtatgaaaaagaatggaaaaaataaatttagttaaagattgtttttattttgtatttttttcatagttCCACAAGTATCAACACCTATTCAACAATATTCTcgatttttaagaataatttctAACAAACAattctcaatatttttataaataaaaatatattttggattCAAGTGTGAAATAGATTTGTGAACTATTCTATAAAAGacacatgaaaataattaaattttattttaaaaatcatcattttttgaaaatcatcatttaaaaaaaattaaattgaagatattttttttcctttaaaataatttaaagcgGGGAGAGGGGAAAGttacttttaaattataagATCTTGATCATTACTTAAGAGGTGTTTTTTGATTCATTGAAACTATTTGAAGTTTATTATGATATCATGTTAGCAGCGTAAAAATCACAAGTTTGTTATGAtatctaatatttgaaattatatatttattatgttcctttctataatatatatttattttaaacccaTAAGAACCAATTATGTCTAAAGTGGAcaatatatacataaaagggagtGAGTAATTTGTAGAACATaataagaatattatatttgtatGCATAATGAATTTAATATCTCACTTTTAACCATGTATACCCGAAAAACATGTATATGATAAGGGAATTGtcattatatttattgattGTATAATctattaaacatatatatatattcaaatttacaTAGTTCAAAGCAATATTGCATGGGCACTTGAGCTTCCCTATTGGAAATTTAGAAGTATCTCTACCTAGACATGTGACTATtttgaacaaaataaaaatgaatttagtgTTGATTTGGTTTGGACATTATTGTCTATTGGATTTGGACTTTTGTGTTTCAAGCATAAGCTTGAACCTTGATATGTTTTATGGATTGTTCTTAAAACCCTAATGTGTCTCGAGTTTAGGCTTTAACCTTGGTGTGTCTTGAACCTAGGTTTGGAGTTAGGTTTTCTCCAAATCTTTTAATAACTTGTTTGAATTGACTTCTAAGCTAGAAGTTCATTATCAAGCtcacaaacaatatatatgttTCTATAGCTAATTTGTTTAAATAgcttataacttaaaaaataatttatatggaATTTAGACCTAAGTGTGGAAGTCCCCTCTCCACGATTTTAAAAGCTAAAAGGGCTCTTTCAAAGGTTGAGAAaggcatataatttttttttaatcacttataaatattattttttaattaaagttaataTTCAGGGAGATTTAAAAGACTATATTTAATAACCTtaatccttaaaaatattattttgtagttaaaaaaataatatttgattttaaatataaataaaactatGTAATTCTTTTATAtgcataatttttaatatttacatgCAAAGAGAAAGAACCATTCTGTTGTGTAATTGCACATATTTCAATCCTGTAAATATGATAGAAATGATCAAGATAGAGAAATAATGaaagcatataaaaaataaaaataaaaataaaaagtaagtttgactttaataatttctaattcattttcattctattctattaatatatatatatatattgttttactaCTTTATTGTTAATGCAAGTTCAACATGGATAtctaatacatatattaaaaaaaaatgaaaaataatttgacctaatttagtaatttaaatCAAGTTTAGTATTATCTAGTCCAAATGAAAAAGTGTGCAGTGTTCACATTTCTTCCGCCAACCCCACCTCACCATCACATGTCTTCATGTGTGATATGGTTAGCTCATAGCATGAAATAAATTCTCGCCTGTCATGATCTTCCCTTGACTTCGACTTAGTggcccaaaaagaaaaaaagggaagacAGGGATTGTGAGGCCATACTCATTCAAGGAAAAGTCTGGACACTTCGAGATTgttatgaaaaacagtttttgtgatttaaaaatagtttttgaatttgaaaaacaagATTAACAAATGTTGGATTGAGGACatgtttttgagaatttgttgggaaaaagaataaatttgagatGTTATCAAAtgtttataaatcatattttaaaaatatagtttcTAAATGTTGTaaaaaccatgtttttaaaatgggatTTCAAACTCCTATTTTCCTTCTAAATGTTACAAGTAGATATATCATTATGACTTTTGGTTTGTTTGATCAAAAGGCCTTGCTTTGTACAATTTAGAGTTCCAAGGTATTTGAAAGCGACCAATCATGTGCCCAATATTTTATGTCACCATGTGGCTTGAATCCCAAGGGGGACCTTGGGCAATACCAGGGAGAAAGAATAGAATATTTGTGCATGGAGGAAACTTACCAATTACTTCACTCCCCTCCACGAAAGCTTTGAGTTGGAAGTCAACATAAATTTGGTTAATTTCATCAAGAGCCTCAAAGGtgtaatataaatatattaatccATGTTgggttttaaatttcatcaaatcacctttataaatttatttagtttatcAAAATTAAccttttaagatattttaaataaaagtatttaatattattttttttataaaaaataaaatttatatatgaaatttaaattttatgaccACTTAATATCTTTTTAGTAAACATCAATGAATAACCTTATAAATTTTGAACCACAATTAGAGTgtaaatactaataataatattttagaaaaataaggaattactatatattttccATAAATATTCCAAATAAATCACATTTACAAAAGTTTtacatttaaagaaaatttggtatttttggCTTTAGATTTtgtgataattttctttttatttcatattttgtcataatcaaacaaacaatggatTCTTTCATGATATCTTGCCTAATATGacaaaattttcaccatttaTAGCTTAGGGAACCATCCAAATGACCATGACATCAtacattatcatcatcatccatGTCCCTACCACCATCCACATCATACATCGCCACTCACGCGTCTCCAATCACGACGCGACTCCGGAGAAGTGTAAAAATtccaaactaaaaacaaataaagatggttgcttttaaaaaacaaagaaaacaaaaaacaataaaaacactttctctCAGTGTCCGAACATGGGAGAAGCTCTCTCTTTATAGATCTCTCCTACTTCTccgctttctctctctctaaaaaattttatatttctctctctagaaatcCAAAAGCACGGTGTTGGATGCGTAT includes:
- the LOC100246066 gene encoding magnesium transporter MRS2-I isoform X1 produces the protein MGRDGFVVPGDIQLASKKKTAVSSWVLMNDNGESTILDVDKYVIMRRVHIHARDLRILDPLLSYPSTILGRERAIVLNLEHIKAIITADEVLLRDPMDDNVIPIVEELQRRLPAVSTSFQGQGEEEDLGAQNDAEAAEENEFPFEFRALEVALEAICSFLDARTRELETAAYPALDELTSKISSRNLDRVRKLKSAMTRLTNRVQKVRDELEQLLDDDDDMADLYLSRKLTRASSSSSGSGAPLWLLASPTIGSRISRTSRASAVTTHEENDVEELEMLLEAYFMQIDGTLNKLSTLREYIDDTEDYINIQLDNHRNQLIQLELFLSSGTVCLSIYSLVAAIFGMNIPYTWRNDHGYMFKWVVILSGMACASIFLSIISYARSKGLVGS
- the LOC100246066 gene encoding magnesium transporter MRS2-2 isoform X3, which encodes MGRDGFVVPGDIQLASKKKTAVSSWVLMNDNGESTILDVDKYVIMRRVHIHARDLRILDPLLSYPSTILGRERAIVLNLEHIKAIITADEVLLRDPMDDNVIPIVEELQRRLPAVSTSFQGQGEEEDLGAQNDAEAAEENEFPFEFRALEVALEAICSFLDARTRELETAAYPALDELTSKISSRNLDRVRKLKSAMTRLTNRVQKVRDELEQLLDDDDDMADLYLSRKLTRASSSSSGSGAPLWLLASPTIGSRISRTSRASAVTTHEENDVEELEMLLEAYFMQIDGTLNKLSTLREYIDDTEDYINIQLDNHRNQLIQLELFLSSGTVCLSIYSLVAAIFGMNIPYTWRNDHGYMFKWEWLVHPFSCQ
- the LOC100246066 gene encoding magnesium transporter MRS2-2 isoform X2, translated to MGRDGFVVPGDIQLASKKKTAVSSWVLMNDNGESTILDVDKYVIMRRVHIHARDLRILDPLLSYPSTILGRERAIVLNLEHIKAIITADEVLLRDPMDDNVIPIVEELQRRLPAVSTSFQGQGEEEDLGAQNDAEAAEENEFPFEFRALEVALEAICSFLDARTRELETAAYPALDELTSKISSRNLDRVRKLKSAMTRLTNRVQKVRDELEQLLDDDDDMADLYLSRKLTRASSSSSGSGAPLWLLASPTIGSRISRTSRASAVTTHEENDVEELEMLLEAYFMQIDGTLNKLSTLDNHRNQLIQLELFLSSGTVCLSIYSLVAAIFGMNIPYTWRNDHGYMFKWVVILSGMACASIFLSIISYARSKGLVGS